ACGTTCGTACCACCTCGCGCGGAGTGAGGAGGGGAACGGTCGCCATCAGACATGCACTTCAACGTGCCGGGTCTCTACCGTCAGAGGTAGCCCTTGCTCCGCACGCACCGCGAGGCATTCCTTGATCGCCTCCCGCACGTTCGCCTGCGCCTCTTCCTCCGTAGTCCCCTGGCTGACACAACCGGGGATCGCCGGACACTCGGCGACGTAGGCGCCGTCTTCGTCCCGTGTAATGGTAATCAGGAGCTTCATGTGTGCAGCCTCGCGGACACTATACGGTGCATGGAAACGTCTGACCACATAGCTCGGCTGCTCGACGATGAATTCGTCACCGGGCGCCGACTTCAATGGTGGCGCGTCCCCGCCGTCGGGGCTACCGTCAGGCGCCGGCGCCGGTCAGGAAGGAGCGCTCTTCGGGGGATAGGGGAAAGGCGAGATACTGCTCCGCGGTGTACTGGCGGGCGCCCTTGAAGCCGGGCCGTTCGAGGTCGCGGCTCAGGCTGCAGTCGAAGCGCAGCAACCGCGAGCGGTACCGCTCCTTGTAGCTCGACCGCACGAAGCAGAGGCCCCACAGGATGCCGCGACCGTCGCCGTTGTTTGCGAGCAGGTCGGGGATGTAGGGGCCGCCGGCGTGCGGAGGAATGTCGACGATTGCCTTGAGCTGGAAGTTGAGGCCGTCCGGCGCGTACTGCACGGTATTGCCCTCGTTGCCGTTGCGGATTTGCAGCGACGCGATCCCCTCCCGGTAGGGCCACAGCATGGTTTCGTGACCCGAGTTGAGCACCGGGTTGCCTTCATACTTGGTGAACGGCCCCTCCGGCGTGTCGGCGATCGCCACCCCCTGCGCCAGGTACATCGTGTCCGGCGACTTGAAACGCACCGGGTGCCCCTTGTAGTAGAGGTGGATCCGGTTGCGGTAGATCAGCGGGTACGGGTCGTGGATCGAGTTGCCGTCCCAACTGTCGCGCGGCCCGAGCGGTATCAGCTCCCGGTCGAGCAGCTCGAACGGCCCCTCCGGGTGGTCTGCCACCCCGACGCTGACCGGGCAGGAGTCGTTGCGGATCAGGTCGCTGTACACCTGCACGAACAGGTAGTAGCGGCCGTTCCATGGCAGCACGTCGGGCGTCGACAGCGACCGGCAGCCGAACTGTCCCGGCTTGGAACGCCGCAATGCCGGCCCCTTCTCTTCCCACGCGAACCCGTCGCGCGAGGTCGCCACGTAGATGTCGGCGAGATCCCAGTCGGTGGATGCGTGCGTGTCGTCGTCCTCGCCTGCCGCGACGATGTCGTTGCCGGTGCGGCGGCAGGTGTAATACACGTAGTACCGGTCGCCGACCTTGATCACCTTGGAGGGGTCGCGGCGCGATACGAAGCCGTCGTCCGGGAAGCCGGCAAGCTCGCTGTACCGGAACCGGCTGTAGTACTCGTTGTCATACTCGGCGGTGCTGTCCCACAGGTCGTACTGCCGGTGCATGGCTGCACTGAGCTTGGTCCCTGTGGGCTTGTTCGCCGGCAGGCGGGCGGGAAAATAGTCCATTGGCTTATCGCCTCCGTGTGGTCCGGTGATCACTCGAGCGCCCACTCGGCGAGGGTCGGGCGCGGGAACACGCGGCCCATGTAGCGGACGGTCAGCCCGGCGGCGTCCTTCGGGACCACGTACATGATCTCGCCGCGCACCTTCTCGCCCTTGTCGAGGTGGGGTGCGAGGACGAGCGCGTTCTCGCCGAAGTACGGAGCGTAGGAGTACTGGTTGTCGGCGCCGTCGGTTACCGTGAACTGGCCGCGCAGGGCGAGTTGGTTGCCGTTGGTTCCGAGCGACCAGGCGCCGAGCGACTCGAATTCGATATCGACGATCAGGAACGCGTCCTCGGGGTCCGCCTCCTTGGTGGCGGTTGCCTCGGTGCCCTTGTCGAAGTAGTCGTAGCTGGTGATGGCGCTGGAACCGAGCACGGTCACCATGAAGGCATCGGTGGAGTAGGGTTCCCCGACCGCCAGGCGCGGATGGTCGGACGATTCGGCGCCATCGTCAGCCGCCGCGGCCGGGGCCGCACCGGCCGTTTCAGCCGCGGCCGCCGGCTCGCCGGAAGCGGCGGCGCCGCCGTCATCGGACTCCCCGTCGCCGCACGCCGCCAGCAAGATGACCGCCGCCAGCGCCCCTTGCAACAGCCGCAGCCGCACGGTCATGCCCATCCTCGTTGCATCGCGTTCACCCCACGCGGCGGGTGGCCGGAAGGCATACCCGGCCACCGCCGCGATTTTGAATGCTGAGTTGTCGGACCGGCTCTAGTAGCCCATCTCCTGCTTCAGATTCTGGTCGATCCAGACGCCGGCTTCAACCATACTGCTTGAGCGGTACGTCGTCGACGACTCGCCGTAGTAGTTCTTCACCCACGGCCACCAGTAGGTCAGCTCGTATTGAATGCCGATCGGCACGTAGGCCGTTGCCTCGGCCACGATCTGCGCCAGTTGCGCCCACTTCTTGTTGCGCTCCTCCAGGTCCAGGGTCGCGCTGGTTTCCACGAACAGCGGATCGTAGTAGGTAGGATCGGTCCAGATGGCATCGTTCCACCCACCGGCGAAGTTGATCGAGTGCTTGTTGAAGGCGCCCACCTCGCGCTGGTTCTGCAGGGTCGAACGGATCACGTGGTAGTTCCTCTCGCGGCGTTCGGTCTGGTAGGCCAACTGCTCCAGCGCGTTGATCTCCAGGTCGACCCCGATGGCCTCCCAGTAGCTCTTGGCCAACTCCAGGATGGCGACGCTGGTGGAGTCCGCGGAACGCACGATGGTGTTCAGCTTGAAGCCTTCCGGGTAGCCCGCCTCGGCCAGGATCTCCTTGGCTCGATCCGGGTGGTACTCGTAGACCGCCCGAATCTCCGGCTCCATCTGGTCGGGCGGAATGTGGCCCGGGTAGCCTTCGATCATGGGGAAGATTCCCTCGGTTTGCGCCTCCAGCAGCACCGTTTCGGCGATCTGCCCGGCGTCGAGCGCCATCGACAGGGCGTGCCTGAGGCGCTGGTTGCTGAGCGGCTCGATGTCGCTGCGCAGACCGAGCGCGTGGGTGCCGGAACTGAGGTAGCGGAACTTCTCCAGGTCGGGTGCGGTCTGGGCAAGTGACTGCTCCTCCTTCACCGGCATCCAGTAGTAGACGTCCAGCTTGGCAGTACGCAGGGCCGCCACGCGGGTGGAGTGATCCTTGATGATCACGTAGATCAGATCGTCGATGAACGGCGTCTCGTACTCCACGCCGTCGATCACGGTCGGACTGGCCCAGTAGTCGTCGTGGCGGTCGTAGCGCATGAACGATCCCTCGACGTATTCGGCGAACCGGAACGGGCCGGTGCCGGCCTGGTGCTCCCACTCACCGGCGCCCGCCTCGACCACCTCGGGAGCGTAGATGGCGTTGGGGTTGGCGGATGTCCACACCACCCACTCCAGGTCGAAGCGGCTGAGCTCCACCACCACCGTGTACTTGTCCTGGGCGACGATGTTGTCGATGGCGCCGCCGTCCCAGGTCCACGCCGTCGGCCTGGAGTTCCAGGCGCGCGCGAGCGCGAACGCCACGTCTTCGGCAACCAGCTCGCGCGGCTCGAAGCCGATGCTGTCGTTGCCCTGCCACATCACGCCCTGGCGGAGGTGGAACACGATCTTGTCCTCGTGCACCTCCCAGCTCTCGGCCAACGCACCCGTCCAGCACTGCTCCGGCGTCAGGTAGATGCCCGGATAGGTGCTCGGAAAGACGCCCGACCCGCGCGGCCCGCAGGTCTGGTAGTCGGTCATCAGCAGGTAGTCCATGATCGGACCGCTGTATATCATTGCAGGCGCCCTGCCCACGGTCGAGGTCTGGTCGGCCTGCACCGGTTCCAGGTCGGTCCGGAACGCGGTCAACGTGCCGCCGTGCCACGGGCCGTCGCCGGCTGCCGCCGCCGCTTCTTCCTCGCCGGTGGCGAACGCCGGTACGCTCACCAGCGCGATCGTTACGTACAGCAGCCATCGCACGACGGCCGCTCCTGCGAACTTCCTTCGCATGTAGTCCTCCTTCGTCGAGCTCCCGCTCGCGAATTGTCGTTGGTGGTCGGTCCACCCTTCGTGGACCGTCAGCAAAGATGCCATCTTCAGTCTCCCGCCGTCGGCGCGGCGACCGCACGTGCACGCCCCTCGCCTGCGGTCGCGGTCGTGCGGCGCGGTGCCAGGTGCGCTCGCACGCCGTAGCGGCCGCTGCCGCCGCGCAGCCGCGGATCGAGGATGTCGCGCACGGCATCCCCGAGCATGTTCACGCCGTACACGACCACGCTCAGCGCGACGCCGGGCCAGATCGCGATCCACGGTGCGGTGA
This Spirochaetaceae bacterium DNA region includes the following protein-coding sequences:
- a CDS encoding DUF4352 domain-containing protein, coding for MTVRLRLLQGALAAVILLAACGDGESDDGGAAASGEPAAAAETAGAAPAAAADDGAESSDHPRLAVGEPYSTDAFMVTVLGSSAITSYDYFDKGTEATATKEADPEDAFLIVDIEFESLGAWSLGTNGNQLALRGQFTVTDGADNQYSYAPYFGENALVLAPHLDKGEKVRGEIMYVVPKDAAGLTVRYMGRVFPRPTLAEWALE
- a CDS encoding ABC transporter substrate-binding protein — protein: MRRKFAGAAVVRWLLYVTIALVSVPAFATGEEEAAAAAGDGPWHGGTLTAFRTDLEPVQADQTSTVGRAPAMIYSGPIMDYLLMTDYQTCGPRGSGVFPSTYPGIYLTPEQCWTGALAESWEVHEDKIVFHLRQGVMWQGNDSIGFEPRELVAEDVAFALARAWNSRPTAWTWDGGAIDNIVAQDKYTVVVELSRFDLEWVVWTSANPNAIYAPEVVEAGAGEWEHQAGTGPFRFAEYVEGSFMRYDRHDDYWASPTVIDGVEYETPFIDDLIYVIIKDHSTRVAALRTAKLDVYYWMPVKEEQSLAQTAPDLEKFRYLSSGTHALGLRSDIEPLSNQRLRHALSMALDAGQIAETVLLEAQTEGIFPMIEGYPGHIPPDQMEPEIRAVYEYHPDRAKEILAEAGYPEGFKLNTIVRSADSTSVAILELAKSYWEAIGVDLEINALEQLAYQTERRERNYHVIRSTLQNQREVGAFNKHSINFAGGWNDAIWTDPTYYDPLFVETSATLDLEERNKKWAQLAQIVAEATAYVPIGIQYELTYWWPWVKNYYGESSTTYRSSSMVEAGVWIDQNLKQEMGY
- a CDS encoding type II toxin-antitoxin system HicB family antitoxin — encoded protein: MKLLITITRDEDGAYVAECPAIPGCVSQGTTEEEAQANVREAIKECLAVRAEQGLPLTVETRHVEVHV